Proteins found in one Amycolatopsis camponoti genomic segment:
- a CDS encoding dihydrofolate reductase family protein: protein MSVIVVEFLTLDGVVEDPDGSGSTAIGGWAFRHGPEAVAGDKFRLGERLDTGTLLLGRTTWELFAKLWPGRTGEFPDRLNAARKLVASRTLADVSGWRNSALLRGDLAEEVRRHEHDVIVIGSIGIAQELGRAGLVDEYRLLVFPSVAGAGRRLFEAPADLSLVSTTRVGPAVLSTYRTR, encoded by the coding sequence ATGAGCGTGATCGTCGTCGAGTTCCTCACCCTGGACGGTGTCGTCGAGGACCCGGACGGTTCCGGGAGCACGGCCATCGGCGGCTGGGCGTTCCGGCACGGCCCGGAGGCCGTCGCGGGGGACAAGTTCCGGCTCGGCGAGCGGCTCGACACCGGAACCCTGCTGCTCGGCCGGACGACCTGGGAGCTGTTCGCGAAGCTGTGGCCCGGCCGCACGGGCGAGTTCCCCGACCGGCTCAACGCGGCACGGAAGCTGGTGGCCTCGCGAACGCTCGCCGACGTGTCCGGATGGCGGAACTCCGCGCTGCTGCGAGGAGATCTCGCCGAGGAAGTTCGGCGTCACGAGCACGACGTGATCGTCATCGGGTCCATCGGGATCGCGCAGGAGCTCGGCCGCGCCGGCCTGGTCGACGAGTACCGCCTGCTCGTGTTCCCGAGCGTCGCCGGCGCGGGCCGGCGGCTCTTCGAAGCCCCTGCGGACCTCTCGCTGGTGTCCACCACGCGGGTCGGGCCCGCGGTGCTCAGCACCTACCGGACGCGCTAG
- a CDS encoding TetR/AcrR family transcriptional regulator — MRRTQQDRSAGTKAALVAAARELFAARGYQAVPADEITRAAGVTRGALYHHYADKQGLFRAVVEELERELTEEVQAAFAGGSDPLTGMMHGLGVFLDACLREEVRRISLTDAPAVLGWDVWREIEAEYGLGLIVAVLERARADGLIVETPVRALAQLVLSAVMEAARMIAAADDPARTRVEVQQVLGGWLASLLRT, encoded by the coding sequence GTGCGACGTACCCAGCAGGACCGTTCCGCCGGCACGAAGGCCGCCCTGGTCGCCGCCGCGCGCGAACTGTTCGCCGCCCGCGGCTACCAGGCCGTCCCGGCGGACGAGATCACCCGCGCCGCCGGCGTCACCCGCGGCGCGCTGTACCACCACTACGCCGACAAGCAGGGCTTGTTCCGCGCCGTCGTCGAAGAGCTGGAACGCGAGCTGACCGAGGAGGTCCAGGCCGCGTTCGCCGGCGGCTCGGACCCGCTGACCGGGATGATGCACGGCCTCGGCGTCTTTCTCGACGCCTGCCTGCGCGAGGAGGTCCGCCGCATCTCGCTCACCGACGCGCCCGCCGTGCTGGGCTGGGACGTCTGGCGCGAGATCGAGGCGGAGTACGGCCTCGGCCTGATCGTCGCCGTGCTGGAGCGGGCCAGGGCGGACGGGCTGATCGTGGAGACACCCGTGCGCGCCCTGGCCCAGCTGGTGCTCAGCGCGGTGATGGAGGCGGCGCGGATGATCGCCGCGGCCGACGACCCGGCGCGAACGCGCGTCGAGGTCCAGCAGGTCCTCGGCGGCTGGCTCGCGAGCCTCCTGCGGACCTAG
- a CDS encoding alpha/beta fold hydrolase produces MTKRSESLGREHRVRLPAGEVRYFERGVGAPVVFVHGVLTNAELWRKVTPEVAAAGFRCLAPDLPLGSHDLPMRADADLSPTGNADLIADFLDALDLRDVTLVANDTGGALTQILLSRRPERVARVVLTPSDCFEYFFPPIFKALPPFARIPGSMAVLGQLLRIRALYPLPLLFGWVVKRPLPDAVAQAYLSPLRKSAGVRRDLRKLLRDVHPRHTLAAAEALRTFDRPVLLAWAPEDKLFPLALAHRLAALLPDAKVVEVPDSFTFVSEDQPAALAGHIVEFAGVMAD; encoded by the coding sequence ATGACGAAGCGAAGCGAATCCCTGGGCCGGGAGCACCGGGTCCGGCTGCCGGCCGGCGAGGTGCGGTACTTCGAGCGGGGCGTGGGCGCACCGGTGGTGTTCGTCCACGGCGTGCTGACGAACGCCGAGCTGTGGCGGAAAGTCACCCCCGAAGTCGCCGCCGCCGGGTTCCGGTGCCTGGCCCCGGATCTGCCACTGGGCTCGCACGACCTCCCGATGCGCGCGGACGCCGACCTGTCCCCCACCGGCAACGCCGACCTGATCGCGGACTTCCTCGACGCGCTCGACCTGCGGGACGTCACGCTCGTCGCGAACGACACCGGCGGCGCGCTCACGCAGATCCTGCTCAGCCGCCGCCCGGAGCGGGTCGCGCGGGTCGTGCTCACGCCGTCCGACTGCTTCGAGTACTTCTTCCCGCCGATCTTCAAAGCGCTGCCGCCCTTCGCGCGGATCCCCGGTTCGATGGCGGTGCTCGGGCAGCTGCTGCGGATCCGCGCGCTGTACCCGTTGCCGCTGCTCTTCGGCTGGGTGGTCAAGCGGCCGCTGCCGGACGCCGTCGCGCAGGCCTACCTCTCGCCGCTGCGGAAGTCCGCCGGGGTGCGCCGCGACCTGCGCAAGCTGCTGCGAGACGTGCACCCGCGGCACACGCTCGCCGCCGCCGAGGCGCTGCGGACCTTCGACCGGCCGGTGCTCCTCGCCTGGGCGCCGGAGGACAAGCTGTTCCCCCTCGCACTGGCCCACCGGCTTGCCGCGCTCCTGCCGGACGCGAAGGTCGTGGAGGTGCCCGACTCCTTCACGTTCGTCTCCGAAGACCAGCCCGCCGCACTGGCCGGGCACATCGTCGAGTTCGCGGGCGTCATGGCAGATTAG
- a CDS encoding YybH family protein: MPAPAEEFLADMLPRQTAAERAVHHGDAGPRTALWSKADPVTLFGAWLPIRTGWADVGDAFRRVAAQFSDSREYRFEVIAAGASGDLAYTVGFEHNTVSVNGRPTTYTLRVTHVYRREDGEWRIVHRHGDRPPDEPAPEDSLHSR; the protein is encoded by the coding sequence ATGCCAGCACCCGCCGAAGAGTTCCTGGCCGACATGCTGCCGCGGCAGACCGCCGCCGAACGGGCTGTGCACCACGGGGACGCGGGCCCGCGCACCGCACTGTGGTCGAAGGCCGACCCGGTGACGCTTTTCGGGGCCTGGCTGCCGATCCGCACCGGCTGGGCGGACGTGGGCGACGCGTTCCGCCGGGTCGCCGCCCAGTTCTCCGACTCCCGCGAATACCGCTTCGAAGTCATCGCCGCGGGCGCGAGCGGCGACCTCGCCTACACCGTCGGCTTCGAGCACAACACCGTGTCGGTCAACGGCCGGCCGACGACCTACACCCTGCGCGTCACGCACGTGTACCGCCGCGAAGACGGCGAGTGGCGGATCGTCCACCGGCACGGCGACCGGCCACCGGACGAACCCGCGCCGGAGGATTCGCTCCACTCTCGGTAG
- a CDS encoding TetR/AcrR family transcriptional regulator: protein MSGPVKRRYDSSRRQEQAKENRRRILSAAHDLFVTKGYGRTTIADVAAEAGVAPETVYSAFKNKPALLHRTWDVTVGGDDEDVPMLERPPLRALFAEPDLRTRFAAFAIVNTAAMRRTARLHLAVRGAAASDPAAAAMLAEIDRQRLESMGGHAREAAATGRLAVSEDECRDVLWSTTDGTLWHRLVECQGWSDERYAAWLGRLWVSSFVVTFG from the coding sequence ATGAGTGGGCCCGTCAAGCGTCGCTACGACTCGAGCCGGCGGCAGGAGCAGGCGAAGGAGAACCGGCGGCGCATCCTGAGCGCGGCACACGACCTGTTCGTCACGAAGGGTTACGGCCGGACGACCATCGCCGACGTCGCCGCCGAGGCCGGGGTCGCGCCCGAGACGGTCTACTCGGCGTTCAAGAACAAGCCGGCGCTGCTGCATCGGACCTGGGACGTGACCGTCGGCGGGGACGACGAAGACGTGCCGATGCTGGAGCGACCGCCGTTGCGGGCCCTGTTCGCCGAGCCCGACCTGCGGACCCGGTTCGCGGCGTTCGCGATCGTCAACACCGCGGCGATGCGGCGGACCGCGCGGCTGCACCTCGCCGTGCGCGGTGCCGCGGCCAGTGATCCCGCGGCGGCGGCGATGCTCGCCGAGATCGACCGGCAGCGGCTGGAGAGCATGGGCGGTCACGCGCGCGAGGCGGCGGCCACCGGCCGGCTGGCCGTCTCCGAAGACGAGTGCCGCGACGTGCTGTGGTCCACGACGGACGGGACGCTGTGGCACCGGCTCGTCGAGTGTCAGGGGTGGTCCGACGAGCGGTACGCGGCCTGGCTGGGCCGGCTGTGGGTGTCGTCGTTCGTGGTAACCTTCGGTTGA
- a CDS encoding VOC family protein translates to MSIFRLNHAVLYVRDLAESVAFYRDVLGFDYIEGGDVHRGAAFLRAPGSTNDHDLGLFELGSHAAASGAGQTSVGLYHLAWEVDTLGDLDQLAGRLAEAGALVGSSDHGTTKSLYAKDPSGLELEVVWIIPRELLTDDDRAKTGRLDLAAELAKYGPDARSGVGISRP, encoded by the coding sequence ATGTCGATCTTTCGCCTGAACCACGCCGTGCTCTACGTCCGGGATCTGGCCGAAAGCGTCGCGTTCTACCGGGACGTCCTGGGCTTCGACTACATCGAAGGCGGCGACGTGCACCGCGGCGCGGCGTTCCTGCGCGCGCCCGGGTCGACCAACGACCACGACCTCGGCCTGTTCGAACTCGGCTCGCACGCCGCGGCCTCGGGTGCGGGACAGACTTCGGTGGGGCTGTACCACCTCGCGTGGGAGGTCGACACGCTCGGCGACCTCGACCAGCTCGCCGGCCGCCTCGCCGAGGCCGGCGCACTGGTGGGCTCGTCCGACCACGGCACCACGAAGTCCTTGTACGCCAAGGATCCCAGCGGGCTCGAGCTCGAGGTCGTCTGGATCATCCCGCGCGAGCTGCTGACCGACGACGACCGGGCCAAGACCGGGCGGCTCGACCTCGCGGCGGAGCTGGCGAAGTACGGTCCCGACGCACGCAGCGGCGTCGGGATCTCGCGCCCCTAG
- a CDS encoding DoxX family protein: MHRLDPARDHVIGLYRIVIGFLFACHGLKTLFGLFGAKAPAVVGAWPGWWAAVIQLVCGTLVCLGLGTRTAAVLGSGSMAFAYFTAHLPNGLFPIQNGGEAATLFCWSLLVVAFVGPGRFALGNLPALQRTSEPARDRVPA, encoded by the coding sequence ATGCACCGCCTGGACCCGGCCCGCGACCACGTCATCGGTCTCTACCGCATCGTCATCGGCTTCTTGTTCGCCTGCCACGGCCTCAAAACGCTGTTCGGCCTCTTCGGCGCGAAGGCTCCCGCCGTCGTCGGGGCGTGGCCCGGGTGGTGGGCCGCGGTGATCCAGCTCGTCTGCGGCACGCTGGTCTGCCTGGGCCTCGGCACCCGGACGGCGGCCGTGCTCGGCTCCGGCTCGATGGCCTTCGCCTACTTCACCGCGCACCTGCCGAACGGGTTGTTCCCGATCCAGAACGGCGGCGAGGCCGCGACCCTGTTCTGCTGGAGCCTGCTCGTGGTCGCGTTCGTCGGCCCCGGCCGCTTCGCGCTCGGCAACCTCCCCGCCCTGCAACGGACTTCCGAGCCGGCGCGGGACCGCGTGCCGGCCTAG
- a CDS encoding TetR/AcrR family transcriptional regulator, protein MAPESTYNRRERPAKPALTREGIVATAVALLRAEGVERVTMRRLAQELDTGAASLYVYVKDTEELRAAMLDELLAEVGFDGVGDWRERLWAVLDSYRSVLFAQPSLARVALVTRLSGPHYLAVVEAVLALLDEGGMAPGQAAWAVDVLLLTATATAVEHGTRREKPGAAREHEVMVESVGTASADTHPHIAALAADLVSGPGPARTRWAFDALLNGALATPRPEPEETR, encoded by the coding sequence ATGGCTCCGGAAAGCACCTACAACCGCCGGGAGCGTCCGGCGAAACCGGCGTTGACCCGCGAAGGCATCGTCGCGACCGCCGTCGCCCTCCTGCGCGCCGAGGGCGTCGAGCGCGTCACCATGCGCCGGCTCGCCCAGGAGCTGGACACCGGCGCGGCTTCGCTCTACGTGTACGTCAAGGACACCGAAGAGCTGCGCGCCGCGATGCTCGACGAACTGCTCGCCGAGGTCGGCTTCGACGGGGTGGGGGACTGGCGTGAGCGCCTGTGGGCGGTGCTGGACTCCTATCGGTCGGTGCTGTTCGCGCAGCCGAGCCTCGCCCGCGTCGCGCTGGTGACCCGGCTGAGCGGACCGCACTACCTGGCCGTCGTCGAGGCGGTGCTCGCGCTGCTCGACGAGGGTGGCATGGCGCCCGGGCAGGCCGCCTGGGCGGTCGACGTGCTGTTGTTGACCGCCACTGCGACCGCCGTCGAACACGGCACCCGCCGCGAGAAGCCGGGCGCCGCCCGTGAACACGAGGTCATGGTCGAGTCCGTGGGCACCGCTTCGGCCGACACCCACCCGCACATCGCCGCGCTGGCCGCCGACTTGGTGTCCGGCCCCGGCCCCGCTCGCACCCGGTGGGCGTTCGACGCACTGCTCAACGGCGCGCTCGCCACCCCGCGACCCGAACCCGAGGAGACCCGATGA
- a CDS encoding FAD-dependent oxidoreductase has product MTGIAVVGGGLGGLTLARVLHTRGIDATVYELDASPAARDQGGTLDLHEESGLRALAEAGLLDRFRAVAREEGEALRILDRHGVVRFEETAEESGGTRPEVDRGALKRILVESLPSGVIRWGTKVTAVSAGRLVLRTGEVVEADLVVGADGAWSKVRPLLSAAVPVYSGLSFVEAHLSDVDERNPAAAALVGQGSMFALAGGKGLIAQRTGGGRIRVYAAVRTEDPAEAADLADRERLLDVFAGFDAGLRALLEESDDPLIPRPIHALPVGHRWDRLPGVTLLGDAAHVMSPFAGEGANLAMLDATELALALAAHDDVESALSAYETALFPRAEEAARDSADNLEACFRPDAPAAMVEQMLAHTAHRPEGNPS; this is encoded by the coding sequence ATGACCGGGATCGCCGTCGTCGGCGGCGGCCTGGGTGGCCTGACGCTGGCCCGCGTCCTGCACACCCGCGGCATCGACGCCACCGTCTACGAGCTCGACGCCTCGCCGGCCGCCCGCGACCAGGGCGGCACCCTGGACCTGCACGAAGAGTCCGGGCTGCGCGCCCTCGCCGAAGCCGGGCTCCTCGACCGGTTCCGCGCGGTCGCCCGGGAAGAAGGCGAGGCGCTGCGGATCCTGGACCGGCACGGCGTCGTCCGGTTCGAGGAGACCGCCGAAGAGAGTGGTGGTACCCGGCCCGAGGTGGATCGCGGTGCCCTCAAACGGATCCTGGTCGAATCGCTGCCGTCAGGCGTCATCCGCTGGGGCACCAAGGTGACGGCGGTGTCCGCCGGCCGGCTTGTCCTGCGCACCGGCGAGGTCGTCGAAGCGGATCTGGTCGTCGGCGCGGACGGCGCGTGGTCGAAGGTCCGGCCGCTGTTGTCGGCCGCCGTACCGGTCTACTCCGGACTGTCGTTCGTGGAGGCCCACCTGTCCGATGTGGACGAACGAAACCCGGCGGCGGCCGCGCTCGTCGGCCAGGGATCGATGTTCGCGCTGGCCGGCGGGAAGGGCCTGATCGCCCAGCGCACCGGCGGCGGCCGGATCCGCGTGTACGCCGCCGTCCGGACCGAAGACCCCGCCGAGGCCGCGGACCTGGCCGACCGCGAGCGCCTGCTCGACGTCTTCGCCGGCTTCGACGCCGGGCTGCGCGCCCTGCTCGAAGAGAGCGACGACCCCTTGATCCCGCGCCCGATCCACGCTCTCCCCGTCGGCCACCGCTGGGACCGGCTGCCGGGGGTGACCCTGCTCGGCGACGCCGCGCACGTGATGTCGCCGTTCGCGGGCGAAGGCGCCAACCTCGCCATGCTCGACGCGACCGAACTGGCCCTCGCCCTCGCCGCCCACGACGACGTCGAGAGCGCTCTCTCGGCCTACGAAACCGCGCTGTTCCCCCGGGCGGAAGAGGCCGCCCGCGACTCGGCGGACAACCTTGAAGCCTGCTTCCGGCCGGACGCGCCCGCCGCGATGGTCGAGCAGATGCTGGCCCACACCGCTCACCGACCGGAAGGAAACCCCTCATGA
- a CDS encoding alpha/beta fold hydrolase, producing the protein MSRTLRPHPGLDIPLVDTGRGNRTVLVLHGGAGPRGVEPIVEHFAPTARVLAPTHPGWSGTPRPDWFSGVDDLAITYLDLLDDEDVDDVLVVASSFGGWVASEMAVRDRGHRLGRLVVLDGIGPEVEGHAISLPQPPPGAPGPDPADMAALRAYGGPGIADPKLLRRLARVRIPALLVWGADDVVVPPEFGKVYAAAFADARFEVVAGAGHVPHVQAPAETFAVIDEFAGRA; encoded by the coding sequence ATGAGCCGCACACTGCGTCCGCACCCCGGACTGGACATCCCGCTCGTCGACACCGGCCGCGGCAACCGCACCGTGCTGGTCCTGCACGGCGGCGCCGGCCCGCGGGGCGTCGAGCCGATCGTCGAGCACTTCGCCCCCACCGCGCGCGTGCTCGCGCCGACCCACCCCGGCTGGTCCGGCACGCCCCGCCCGGACTGGTTCTCCGGCGTCGACGACCTGGCCATCACCTACCTCGACCTGCTGGACGACGAAGACGTCGACGACGTCCTCGTGGTCGCCAGCTCCTTCGGCGGCTGGGTCGCGTCCGAAATGGCCGTGCGCGACCGCGGGCACCGTCTCGGCCGGCTGGTCGTGCTCGACGGCATCGGCCCGGAGGTCGAGGGCCACGCCATCAGCCTGCCGCAGCCTCCGCCCGGCGCGCCCGGGCCGGACCCCGCCGACATGGCCGCGCTGCGGGCCTACGGGGGCCCGGGCATCGCCGACCCGAAGCTGCTGCGCCGGCTCGCGCGCGTCCGGATCCCGGCGCTGCTGGTGTGGGGCGCGGACGACGTCGTCGTGCCGCCGGAGTTCGGCAAGGTCTACGCGGCCGCGTTCGCGGACGCGCGGTTCGAGGTCGTCGCGGGTGCGGGACACGTGCCGCACGTTCAGGCACCGGCCGAAACGTTCGCGGTGATCGACGAGTTCGCCGGACGAGCTTGA
- a CDS encoding PucR family transcriptional regulator — protein sequence MVDEEAVSDRIRQIAATLADRAGELTGDLVQLYAADLPQLVNDDERMVSLLSASVYQNIETALQILQHGIDPATVEPPAAAMEYARRLAQRGTPVFDLIRAYDLGQAAMLDFGFQECIRLVDDAALLGAMMRRLLKVAYEFITRVVRQLVGVYQDERDKWLLNRSAARAAKVLDLLSENGGPPDVDAAEAVIGYRLRGTHVGMIVWHASETHDVLSLLESVAGAVLERAGGEGRPLFVPRDEAGAWAWLPVASVRREHLDAALAEADPGVRVTVGDPGTGVAGFRDTHQQARRVHALALAAGEHCDRVLTFREVGTVALMTTDLNAARLWVASTLGPLSADDENCARLRDTLRVFLAAGGSYTTAAGELTMHKNSVQYRVRKAQELLPRGLAESRLDVELALNLSQRLGAAVLSPA from the coding sequence ATGGTGGACGAAGAAGCCGTCTCGGACCGCATCCGGCAGATCGCCGCCACTCTCGCGGACCGGGCGGGCGAGCTGACCGGGGACCTGGTCCAGCTGTACGCGGCCGATCTGCCGCAGCTGGTCAACGACGACGAGCGCATGGTGAGCCTGCTGTCGGCGAGCGTCTACCAGAACATCGAGACCGCCCTGCAGATCCTCCAGCACGGTATCGACCCCGCGACGGTCGAGCCGCCGGCCGCGGCGATGGAGTACGCGCGCCGGCTGGCGCAGCGCGGCACGCCGGTGTTCGACCTGATCCGCGCGTACGACCTCGGGCAGGCCGCGATGCTCGACTTCGGGTTCCAGGAGTGCATCCGGCTCGTCGACGACGCGGCCCTGCTCGGGGCCATGATGCGCCGGCTGCTCAAGGTCGCCTACGAGTTCATCACGCGGGTGGTGCGCCAGCTCGTGGGCGTCTACCAGGACGAACGCGACAAGTGGCTGCTCAACCGGAGCGCCGCACGGGCGGCGAAAGTGCTGGACCTGCTGAGCGAGAACGGCGGCCCGCCGGACGTCGACGCGGCCGAGGCGGTCATCGGCTACCGCCTGCGCGGCACGCACGTGGGGATGATCGTCTGGCACGCGTCCGAGACCCATGACGTGCTGTCGCTGCTGGAGTCGGTCGCGGGTGCGGTGCTCGAGCGCGCCGGCGGCGAGGGGCGTCCGCTGTTCGTGCCCCGGGACGAGGCCGGCGCGTGGGCCTGGCTCCCGGTGGCGTCGGTCCGCCGCGAGCACCTCGACGCCGCGCTCGCGGAGGCCGACCCGGGCGTGCGCGTCACGGTCGGCGACCCCGGCACCGGCGTCGCCGGCTTCCGCGACACCCACCAGCAGGCCCGCCGGGTGCACGCACTGGCGCTGGCCGCCGGCGAGCACTGCGACCGCGTGCTGACCTTCCGCGAGGTCGGCACGGTCGCGCTGATGACGACCGACCTCAACGCGGCCCGGCTGTGGGTCGCGAGCACGCTCGGGCCGTTGAGCGCCGACGACGAGAACTGCGCGCGGCTGCGCGACACCCTGCGCGTGTTCCTCGCGGCCGGCGGCAGCTACACGACGGCCGCGGGCGAGCTGACGATGCACAAGAACTCGGTGCAGTACCGCGTCCGCAAGGCCCAGGAGCTGCTGCCGCGCGGGCTCGCCGAAAGCCGCCTGGACGTCGAGCTCGCGCTCAACCTGAGCCAGCGCCTGGGCGCGGCCGTGCTGTCGCCGGCGTGA
- a CDS encoding NAD(P)H-dependent oxidoreductase, which produces MIDESSRPVVVLLAHPRPGSFNHALAARVRDTLTGAGRPVLFHDLYAEGFDPVLTAEEAYTSGTQAEEFLAAEPDPLVRRHREELREAGGLVAIHPNWWGKPPAILAGWLDRILVPGVAYRLDDAGGAPESLLSLRRLLVVNTSDTTEERERTLFGDPLDAIWKRCLAPYLGEPEVRRLVLRVLADADERRRAGWLDDAESEVRHLFGGH; this is translated from the coding sequence GTGATCGACGAGTCGTCCCGGCCGGTGGTCGTCCTGCTGGCCCACCCCCGGCCCGGGAGCTTCAACCACGCGCTCGCCGCGCGCGTCCGGGACACGCTGACCGGCGCCGGACGGCCGGTGCTCTTCCACGACCTGTACGCCGAGGGCTTCGACCCGGTGCTCACCGCGGAAGAGGCCTACACGAGCGGGACCCAGGCGGAGGAGTTCCTCGCCGCCGAACCGGATCCGCTGGTGCGGCGCCACCGCGAGGAGCTGCGGGAAGCGGGCGGGCTCGTCGCGATCCACCCGAACTGGTGGGGCAAGCCGCCCGCCATCCTCGCCGGCTGGCTCGACCGGATCCTCGTCCCGGGTGTCGCGTACCGCCTCGACGACGCCGGCGGCGCGCCCGAGTCGTTGCTCTCGCTGCGGCGGCTGCTGGTCGTGAACACGTCCGACACCACCGAGGAGCGCGAACGGACGCTCTTCGGCGACCCGCTCGACGCGATCTGGAAGCGCTGTCTCGCGCCCTACCTCGGCGAGCCGGAGGTGCGCCGGCTGGTGCTGCGGGTACTCGCCGACGCGGACGAGCGGCGCCGGGCCGGGTGGCTCGACGACGCCGAATCCGAGGTCCGGCACCTGTTCGGTGGTCACTGA
- a CDS encoding MiaB/RimO family radical SAM methylthiotransferase, translating to MRTVSLVTLGCARNEVDSDELAARLGGSGWRLAEAGDEADVVVVNTCGFIEAAKKESIDTVLAASGKGAKVVAVGCMAERYGRELADALPEADAVLSFDDYPEIGDRIEDVLHGRVRPAHTPRDRRTLLPITPVQRAATKAAHVPGHGPASGPRVLRHRLGGGPIAPLKLASGCDRRCTFCAIPSFRGAFVSRPPAEILAEAEWLAGHGVRELVLVSENSTSYGKDLGDLQALEKLLPELAAVADRVRVSYLQPAELRPGLLEAIAGTPGVAPYFDLSFQHASGPVLRRMRRFGDRERFLQLLDRIRVIAPDAGVRSNFIAGFPGETDADFAELKLFLEQARLDSVGVFGYSDEDGTEAVGLPGKIPAPVLARRVEELSVLADDLVSRRAEERLGTCVDVVVGTGGRGWAAHQGPDVDGHVTFPGAVPDPGSLVRAEVIGTHGVDLEARVLTRDR from the coding sequence GTGCGCACCGTCTCCCTGGTCACCCTGGGCTGCGCGCGCAACGAGGTCGATTCCGACGAGCTCGCCGCCCGGCTGGGCGGTTCGGGCTGGCGCCTGGCCGAAGCCGGGGACGAGGCCGATGTCGTCGTCGTGAACACCTGTGGCTTCATCGAAGCGGCCAAGAAGGAGTCGATCGACACCGTCCTCGCCGCGTCCGGCAAGGGCGCGAAGGTCGTCGCGGTCGGCTGCATGGCCGAGCGCTACGGCCGTGAGCTCGCCGACGCGCTGCCGGAGGCCGACGCCGTCCTGTCGTTCGACGACTACCCGGAGATCGGCGACCGCATCGAGGACGTCCTCCACGGCCGGGTCCGCCCGGCCCACACCCCGCGCGACCGGCGGACGCTGTTGCCGATCACGCCGGTCCAGCGGGCCGCCACGAAGGCCGCGCACGTGCCCGGCCACGGCCCGGCGAGCGGTCCGCGCGTGCTGCGGCACCGGCTCGGCGGCGGCCCGATCGCGCCGCTGAAGCTGGCGTCCGGCTGCGACCGGCGGTGCACGTTCTGCGCGATCCCGAGCTTCCGCGGCGCGTTCGTCTCGCGGCCGCCCGCCGAGATCCTCGCCGAAGCCGAGTGGCTGGCCGGGCACGGCGTGCGGGAGCTGGTGCTGGTCAGCGAGAACTCGACGTCGTACGGCAAGGACCTCGGCGATCTCCAGGCGCTGGAGAAACTGCTGCCGGAGCTCGCCGCCGTCGCCGACCGCGTCCGCGTGAGCTACCTGCAGCCGGCGGAGCTGCGGCCCGGCCTCCTCGAGGCGATCGCCGGGACGCCGGGCGTCGCGCCCTACTTCGACCTGTCGTTCCAGCACGCGAGCGGGCCGGTGCTGCGCCGGATGCGCCGCTTCGGCGACCGCGAACGGTTCCTGCAGCTGCTCGACCGGATCCGGGTGATCGCCCCGGACGCCGGGGTGCGGTCCAACTTCATCGCGGGCTTCCCCGGCGAGACCGACGCCGACTTCGCCGAGCTGAAGCTCTTCCTGGAGCAGGCCCGGCTGGACTCCGTCGGTGTCTTCGGCTACTCGGACGAGGACGGCACCGAGGCCGTCGGCCTGCCGGGCAAGATTCCGGCCCCGGTGCTCGCCCGGCGCGTCGAAGAGCTGTCGGTCCTCGCCGACGACCTGGTCTCCCGCCGCGCGGAGGAGCGGCTCGGCACGTGCGTCGACGTGGTCGTCGGGACCGGCGGCCGCGGCTGGGCGGCGCACCAGGGACCCGACGTCGACGGGCACGTGACGTTCCCCGGTGCGGTGCCGGACCCGGGTTCGCTGGTCCGGGCCGAGGTGATCGGCACGCACGGCGTCGACCTCGAAGCCCGCGTCCTCACCCGAGACCGCTGA